A region of Carassius auratus strain Wakin chromosome 11, ASM336829v1, whole genome shotgun sequence DNA encodes the following proteins:
- the LOC113111016 gene encoding golgin subfamily A member 6-like protein 1 isoform X1, with product MNFNVEDHYRSVFKERLLSGIKDLEKDSANMRTSAMLLAEAREENERVNRALQDQEKESQIRRERLRERAEHVKKDQEKLRQYKLDTAKELQENEGRRLRAIQKTKEEEAKIKEKEENIKKLMTQYEALQAQKEQLDQCKLLVKVQENTARMPGKFENTGRHRGCHGAQSIRKEILERQANEKEAEHKKLELMKDIKEQQTRLLHYTKQLQQQQTQLDNIHSETHKWELKREELRSTAEREELQYAQIKVRIRSIYQLIAPYWRESVDIEDPFKQLQLIRKHFQLVRAISEDRNVMKTPAGGTEENDRQQRLRSKL from the exons atgaattTCAATGTGGAGGATCACTACCGATCGGTTTTTAAAGAACGACTCTTATC AGGTATAAAAGATTTGGAGAAGGATTCGGCGAACATGAGGACAAGCGCGATGCTGCTGGCGGAGGCGCGCGAGGAGAACGAGAGAGTGAACCGAGCACTGCAAGACCAGGAAAAG GAGTCCCAGATAAGGCGGGAGCGTTTGAGAGAAAGAGCTGAGCATGTGAAAAAAGACCAGGAGAAACTCAGGCAGTACAAACTGGATACGGCTAAGGAGCTGCAA GAAAATGAGGGCAGACGGTTACGTGCCATACAAAAAACAAAGGAAGAGGAAGCTAAAAtcaaagagaaagaagagaacaTTAAGAAACTAATGACACAGTATGAAGCCTTGCAGGCGCAAAAGGAGCAACTGGACCAATGTAAACTACTGGTTAAAGTCCAGGAGAACACTGCAAGGATGCCTGGAAAG TTTGAGAACACTGGCCGACACCGTGGCTGTCATGGCGCACAGTCCATCAGAAAGGAAATTCTAGAAAGACAAGCTAATGAGAAAGAGGCAGAGCACAAAAAGCTGGAACTGATGAAGGACATAAAGGAACAGCAAACTCGTCTCCTGCACTACACCAAACAACTGCAGCAGCAACAGACGCAGCTAGACAACATACACTCAGAGACACACAAATGg GAACTGAAACGAGAAGAATTGCGTTCCACTGCAGAGAGAGAGGAGCTCCAGTACGCTCAGATAAAGGTCAGGATTCGTTCAATTTATCAACTGATTGCACCTTACTGGAGAGAGTCTGTGGATATTGAGGACCCCTTCAAGCAGCTGCAATTG atccgGAAACATTTTCAGCTTGTGAGAGCTAT
- the LOC113111016 gene encoding golgin subfamily A member 6-like protein 4 isoform X2: protein MNFNVEDHYRSVFKERLLSGIKDLEKDSANMRTSAMLLAEAREENERVNRALQDQEKESQIRRERLRERAEHVKKDQEKLRQYKLDTAKELQENEGRRLRAIQKTKEEEAKIKEKEENIKKLMTQYEALQAQKEQLDQCKLLVKVQENTARMPGKFENTGRHRGCHGAQSIRKEILERQANEKEAEHKKLELMKDIKEQQTRLLHYTKQLQQQQTQLDNIHSETHKWELKREELRSTAEREELQYAQIKIRKHFQLVRAISEDRNVMKTPAGGTEENDRQQRLRSKL, encoded by the exons atgaattTCAATGTGGAGGATCACTACCGATCGGTTTTTAAAGAACGACTCTTATC AGGTATAAAAGATTTGGAGAAGGATTCGGCGAACATGAGGACAAGCGCGATGCTGCTGGCGGAGGCGCGCGAGGAGAACGAGAGAGTGAACCGAGCACTGCAAGACCAGGAAAAG GAGTCCCAGATAAGGCGGGAGCGTTTGAGAGAAAGAGCTGAGCATGTGAAAAAAGACCAGGAGAAACTCAGGCAGTACAAACTGGATACGGCTAAGGAGCTGCAA GAAAATGAGGGCAGACGGTTACGTGCCATACAAAAAACAAAGGAAGAGGAAGCTAAAAtcaaagagaaagaagagaacaTTAAGAAACTAATGACACAGTATGAAGCCTTGCAGGCGCAAAAGGAGCAACTGGACCAATGTAAACTACTGGTTAAAGTCCAGGAGAACACTGCAAGGATGCCTGGAAAG TTTGAGAACACTGGCCGACACCGTGGCTGTCATGGCGCACAGTCCATCAGAAAGGAAATTCTAGAAAGACAAGCTAATGAGAAAGAGGCAGAGCACAAAAAGCTGGAACTGATGAAGGACATAAAGGAACAGCAAACTCGTCTCCTGCACTACACCAAACAACTGCAGCAGCAACAGACGCAGCTAGACAACATACACTCAGAGACACACAAATGg GAACTGAAACGAGAAGAATTGCGTTCCACTGCAGAGAGAGAGGAGCTCCAGTACGCTCAGATAAAG atccgGAAACATTTTCAGCTTGTGAGAGCTAT